A portion of the Platichthys flesus chromosome 7, fPlaFle2.1, whole genome shotgun sequence genome contains these proteins:
- the LOC133956302 gene encoding tumor necrosis factor receptor superfamily member 14-like isoform X2 — MRTHPADMLWASLVFVHVAVFSGPGSCCDTQEYRTQAGECCPMCHEGTFVQSDCTPLSGTRCRPCVNGTYMNQPNGLKKCFSCSSCVADNGLFVWQNCTNKTDTVCDVLNGFFCKSLAEDTGCSLAEKHTRCTAGQRIKEPGTNRADTVCEDCLMGFFSHDGVKCTPWTICSETQVQVKDGSPRADVGCSSASTNTSENFVFFVWLCYICFCV; from the exons ATGCGAACACATCCTGCGGACATGCTGTGGGCGTCACTTGTGTTCG TGCACGTCGCTGTTTTCTCGGGCCCAGGCTCCTGTTGTGATACACAGGAGTATCGAACCCAGGCTGGAGAGTGCTGCCCAATGTGCCACGAAG GTACCTTCGTTCAGAGTGACTGCACACCATTGTCAGGCACACGCTGCAGACCCTGTGTCAATGGGACTTATATGAATCAACCCAATGGTCTCAAGAAGTGTTTTTCCTGCTCTTCCTGTGTAGCAG ataatgGTCTCTTTGTCTGGCAGAATTGTACAAACAAAACTGACACAGTTTGTGATGTGTTAAATGGATTCTTCTGCAAAAGTCTGGCGGAAGATACAGGATGCAGTTTGGCAGAGAAGCACACACGCTGTACTGCTGGTCAGAGAATAAAAGAACCtg GAACCAACAgagctgatacagtgtgtgaaGACTGTCTAATGGGATTTTTTTCACATGATGGTGTGAAGTGTACACCTTGGACAAT TTGCTCAGAAACCCAAGTTCAGGTCAAAGATGGCAGTCCACGTGCTGATGTCGGTTGCTCAAGTGCATCAACAAATACTTCTgagaattttgttttttttgtttggctttgttacatttgtttttgcGTGTGA
- the LOC133956302 gene encoding tumor necrosis factor receptor superfamily member 14-like isoform X1, translating into MRTHPADMLWASLVFAVHVAVFSGPGSCCDTQEYRTQAGECCPMCHEGTFVQSDCTPLSGTRCRPCVNGTYMNQPNGLKKCFSCSSCVADNGLFVWQNCTNKTDTVCDVLNGFFCKSLAEDTGCSLAEKHTRCTAGQRIKEPGTNRADTVCEDCLMGFFSHDGVKCTPWTICSETQVQVKDGSPRADVGCSSASTNTSENFVFFVWLCYICFCV; encoded by the exons ATGCGAACACATCCTGCGGACATGCTGTGGGCGTCACTTGTGTTCG caGTGCACGTCGCTGTTTTCTCGGGCCCAGGCTCCTGTTGTGATACACAGGAGTATCGAACCCAGGCTGGAGAGTGCTGCCCAATGTGCCACGAAG GTACCTTCGTTCAGAGTGACTGCACACCATTGTCAGGCACACGCTGCAGACCCTGTGTCAATGGGACTTATATGAATCAACCCAATGGTCTCAAGAAGTGTTTTTCCTGCTCTTCCTGTGTAGCAG ataatgGTCTCTTTGTCTGGCAGAATTGTACAAACAAAACTGACACAGTTTGTGATGTGTTAAATGGATTCTTCTGCAAAAGTCTGGCGGAAGATACAGGATGCAGTTTGGCAGAGAAGCACACACGCTGTACTGCTGGTCAGAGAATAAAAGAACCtg GAACCAACAgagctgatacagtgtgtgaaGACTGTCTAATGGGATTTTTTTCACATGATGGTGTGAAGTGTACACCTTGGACAAT TTGCTCAGAAACCCAAGTTCAGGTCAAAGATGGCAGTCCACGTGCTGATGTCGGTTGCTCAAGTGCATCAACAAATACTTCTgagaattttgttttttttgtttggctttgttacatttgtttttgcGTGTGA